The following proteins come from a genomic window of Bactrocera tryoni isolate S06 chromosome 1, CSIRO_BtryS06_freeze2, whole genome shotgun sequence:
- the LOC120771808 gene encoding acylphosphatase-2 isoform X2: MAASKLFGSIELLFIKIFVATIIFCVAYKPQSIAESINWNKEIEMSTKQIFSTNFEVFGKVQGVFFRKHTEKQAKLFGLRGWCMNTSQGTVRGQMEGELDKVNEMKNWLETKGSPKSRIDKAVFSETKEIPDYTFKAFTIKR, from the exons ATGGCAGCTAGTAAATTATTCGGCTCCATCGAAttacttttcataaaaatttttgttgctacaataatattttgtgtcgcTTATAAACCTCAATCAATAGCAGAGTCTATAAATtggaataaagaaatcgaaatgtctacaaaacaaatatttagcaCAAATTTTGAAGTCTTTGGAAAAGTACAAG GAGTATTTTTCAGAAAG CATACcgaaaaacaagcaaaattgtttgGACTACGTGGTTGGTGCATGAACACTTCTCAGGGTACCGTGCGTGGTCAAATGGAAGGAGAACTCGATAAAGTCAATGAAAT GAAAAATTGGTTGGAAACCAAAGGCAGTCCCAAATCGCGTATAGACAAAGCCGTCTTTTCGGAAACGAAAGAAATCCCAGATTATACTTTCAAAGCTTTTACAATTAAACGTTAA
- the LOC120771795 gene encoding bifunctional methylenetetrahydrofolate dehydrogenase/cyclohydrolase, mitochondrial isoform X2, whose translation MADFEISHEAKIIDGKAIADKIKNELKEKIADYVAQGNRAPRLTAILVGTDPASQTYVKNKMLAAKTVGIISNTIDLPDTTSQEELLQYIGKLNEDTTVDGILVQLPVPDHIDEHTICNAIAPSKDVDGFNEINVGRLALDMKSIVPATPLGVYELLRRTEIPTFGKNVVVIGRSKNVGMPTAMLLHTDGRHVSKGMDATVTICHRNTPPEQLKKHCQNADIIITAVGKPGLVRRDMVKAGACVIDIGITRIPGAEPGKTKLVGDVDFEEVRKVAGHITPVPGGVGPMTVAMLMSNTFMVAQTLAKTKLSTSFVSD comes from the exons ATGGCAGATTTTGAAATAAG tcATGAGGCGAAAATCATCGATGGAAAGGCTATTGCCGACAAAATTAAGAATGAGCTCAAGGAAAAGATTGCGGATTATGTAGCACAGGGAAATCGTGCACCAAGGCTAACCGCTATTTTAGTTGGCACGGATCCAGCTAGCCagacatatgtaaaaaataagatGCTCGCTGCTAAAACCGTTGGTATAATTAGCAACACCATCGATTTGCCTGATACTACTAGCCAGGAGGAGCTTTTACAGTACATTGGGAAGTTAAATGAAGATACGACTGTTGATGGTATCCTAGTTCAGTTACCTGTACCGGATCACATTGATGAGCATACCATTTGTAATGCTATAGCGCCGTCGAAAGACGTTGATGGTTTTAACGAGATAAATGTCGGTCGCTTAGCACTCGATATGAAGAGCATTGTACCAGCAACACCATTGGGTGTGTATGAGTTGTTACGACGGACCGAAATACCCACATTCGGCAAAAATGTAGTGGTAATTGGACGTTCCAAGAATGTAGGCATGCCAACAGCGATGCTGTTACATACAGATGGTCGACATGTGTCGAAGGGTATGGATGCCACAGTAACCATATGTCATCGCAATACGCCACCTGAGCAACTTAAAAAACATTGTCAGAATGCTGATATAATAATTACCGCTGTTGGCAAGCCGGGACTTGTGCGCCGTGATATGGTTAAGGCTGGTGCTTGCGTCATAGATATTGGTATAACACGCATACCCGGAGCAGAGCCAGGTAAAACCAAGCTTGTCGGTGATGTCGATTTTGAAG AAGTGCGTAAAGTGGCTGGCCACATAACGCCGGTGCCAGGCGGAGTTGGACCGATGACAGTGGCGATGTTAATGAGCAATACATTCATGGTAGCACAGACACTCGCTAAGACGAAACTTTCCACTAGTTTCGTCAGCGATTAG
- the LOC120771787 gene encoding nuclear factor NF-kappa-B p110 subunit — MINEYIDMDTHSIRYVSESSNASTSGYSTMSPGYSSVQSTPPSPSQSPSSQLRTEFSNMNLPSESPHNQPSYATLQNATLLYNQNAHPLNATNNCMNFAPVMGMPSAMVTLPQHQYGGLPTQSSQMFTNISGATMKTITSNGKYPAELRILEHPVEKFRFRYKSEMHGTHGSLNGANSKRTPKTFPEVELCNFNGKAVIRCSLFQTNLESPHSHQLVVRKDDTDICDPHSLIVSPERGYVAQFQNMGIIHTAKKFIFDELLNKKMNRLKFELARDELTTKEVQELHKETEKESKEMNLNQVRLCFEAFKVEDDDTYTRIAAPVYTNPINNRKSAQTGELRICRLSIATGSVSGGDDLILLVEKVSKKNIKVRFYEFNDDEDLVWEAYGKFRESDVHHQYAIVCQTPPYKDKDIDKPVDVCIELVRPTDDERSYPPVTFRYKPRDVIVSRKRRRTCSRSTSSSGSGSSLSSFELPKPVQEQTANVKVENHQIQMQLGNTGGEGGDYRMNNPTISEEYDKNLQINRLIGSDTFKECMQMNSEELENICRIDSIGNISGIIDIYNELSGPGTPTNNLTGTLVEDGVSTTSFSNRQISSDLRKEYMKSIVAAPTDVQRNSYLQKIFKIFDDIRTSKNKSENELTKAKAAKAAKEIDDIFMEHSERNEFRENILHEIIASDNPKLVIKICHVLEYFKLTYLFSKVLNARNESALHTACLHNRVNYIRPLLGLGCDPNIQNHDGNTALHIAVKEQHDKCTESFLNSGVRLNLAIKNDEGFTPLHLAIRQRNYDVAKKLLQHDHRAALVPNAKEQNNALHMAVLQSDYEFVKLILETATQNVIELMHASNAAGRNAGDLAKELNTKVGTQIITYFTSLGYKAVDSVNLVVKEEEMSSTSGEEDEEGTSNSFDETKQRGKIRVKDEFKGMGLNEVDNDIAVNKQPTTFEELLCDAQKYRNLVAALSVQDKWKQLAVPCKMQHLLCLWNKADDMLDYMRKNIEYDVFINALGLVDKQILKLLQNI; from the exons atgataAACGAGTACATAGATATGGATACGCACAGTATTCGCTACGTAAGCGAATCATCAAACGCCAGTACTAGTGGATATTCAACAATGTCACCTGGATATAGTAGCGTGCAGTCAACCCCACCGTCACCATCACAGTCTCCATCGTCTCAATTACGAACAGAATTTTCAAATATGAACTTACCCTCCGAGTCTCCACACAATCAACCTTCTTACGCCACATTGCAAAATGCAACCCTGTTGTACAACCAAAATGCTCATCCCTTAAATGCAACAAATAATTGTATGAATTTCGCACCGGTCATGGGAATGCCTTCAGCAATGGTTACATTACCACAACATCAATACGGTGGACTTCCTACACAATCATCACAAATGTTCACAAATATTTCTGGAGCGACGATGAAAACAATAACATCAAATGGGAAATATCCTGCGGAGCTGCGTATACTTGAACATCCTGTGGAAAAATTTCGTTTTCGTTATAAATCTGAAATGCACGGAACACATGGTTCGTTGAATGGTGCCAATTCCAAGCGTACGCCAAAAACATTCCCCGAAGTGGAATTGTGTAATTTTAATGGTAAAGCTGTTATACGATGTAGCCTCTTTCAAACCAATCTGGAAAGTCCACACTCGCATCAATTAGTAGTGCGTAAAGATGATACTGACATTTGTGATCCACATAGTTTGATTGTTTCCCCCGAGCGTGGGTACGTGGcacaatttcaaaatatggGAATCATACACACAGCAAAGAAgtttatttttgatgaattattaaataagaaaatgaatAGATTGAAATTTGAATTGGCTCGTGATGAATTAACTACAAAAGAAGTACAAGAGTTACATAAAGAAACAGAAAAAGAGTCAAAGGAAATGAACCTCAATCAG GTGCGTTTATGTTTTGAAGCGTTCAAAGTGGAAGATGATGACACTTACACTCGTATAGCTGCCCCGGTATATACAAACCCTATCAACAACCGTAAATCCGCACAAACTGGTGAACTACGCATATGTCGTTTAAGTATTGCTACCGGAAGTGTGTCTGGCGGCGATGATCTCATTCTTCTAGTTGAAAAAGTTAGcaagaaaaacataaaagtaCGTTTCTATGAATTCAACGATGACGAAGACCTAGTGTGGGAAGCATATGGTAAATTCCGAGAATCTGACGTCCATCACCAATACGCAATTGTTTGTCAAACTCCGCCATACAAAGACAAGGATATTGATAAGCCTGTAGATGTTTGCATAGAATTGGTACGACCTACCGATGATGAACGTAGTTATCCACCTGTAACTTTCCGTTATAAGCCTCGTGACGTCATTGTTTCGCGGAAACGACGTCGAACCTGCTCGAGGTCCACTAGCAGTTCTGGTTCTGGCAGCTCTTTAAGTTCGTTTGAATTACCAAAACCAGTACAGGAACAAACAGCTAACGTAAAAGTGGAAAACCATCAAATACAAATGCAACTTGGTAACACTGGAGGTGAAGGTGGTGATTATAGAATGAATAATCCAACCATTAGTGAAGAATAtgacaaaaatttacaaatcaatCGGTTAATAGGTAGCGATACGTTTAAAGAATGTATGCAAATGAATTCCGAAGAACTCGAAAATATATGCCGAATAGATTCTATTGGCAACATATCGGGTATCATAGATATTTATAATGAGCTTTCTGGACCTGGAACTCCTACCAATAATCTTACTGGAACTCTCGTAGAGGATGGTGTATCCACAACATCCTTTTCAAACCGACAAATATCTAGTGATTTACGTAAAGAGTATATGAAATCTATAGTAGCAGCACCTACGGACGTACAGCGCAATagctatttacaaaaaatatttaaaatattcgatGATATAAGAACatcgaaaaataaaagtgaaaacgaATTAACGAAAGCAAAAGCAGCAAAAGCAGCAAAAGAAATTGATGATATATTTATGGAGCATTCGGAAAGAAatgaatttcgtgaaaatattctCCATGAAATTATAGCTAGTGATAATCCGAAATTGGTCATAAAAATATGTCATGTATTGGAATATTTCAAGCTAACATACCTCTTTAGTAAAGTGCTGAATGCACGCAATGAAAGCGCTCTACATACTGCATGCTTGCACAATCGAGTCAATTATATACGCCCTCTATTAGGACTCGGTTGCGATCCAAATATTCAAAATCATGATGGAAACACAGCACTGCATATTGCAGTTAAAGAGCAACATGATAAATGTACTGAAAGTTTTCTAAATAGTGGTGTACGCCTAAATTTGGCGATTAAGAACGACGAAGGCTTTACACCACTGCATTTAGCTATTCGACAAAGGAATTATGACGTGGCTAAAAAGTTATTGCAACATGATCACCGAGCAGCACTTGTACCAAATGCTAAGGAACAAAACAATGCCTTACATATGGCCGTATTGCAATCAGATTATGAGTTTGTTAAGTTGATTTTAGAAACTGCAACACAAAATGTAATCGAACTCATGCATGCATCCAATGCAGCTGGACGTAATGCTGGTGACTTAGCTAAAGAGCTTAATACAAAAGTGGGCACACAAATTATCACATATTTCACATCGTTAGGTTATAAAGCCGTTGACAGTGTTAATTTAGTTGTTAAAGAAGAGGAAATGTCTTCAACTTCCGGTGAAGAAGACGAAGAAGGAACATCGAATTCATTCGATGAAACTAAACAGAGGGGAAAAATCAGAGTTAAGGACGAATTTAAAGGCATGGGCCTGAATGAAGTGGACAATGACATTGCCGTAAATAAGCAACCGACAACTTTTGAGGAACTGTTGTGCGATGCACAAAAATATCGGAATCTAGTTGCTGCTTTAAGTGTGCAAGATAAATGGAAGCAGCTAGCTGTGCCCTGCAAAATGCAACATTTACTTTGTTTGTGGAACAAAGCTGACGATATGTTAGATtatatgcgtaaaaatattgaatatgacGTTTTCATCAATGCCTTAGGCCTTGTAGATAAACAGATCTTAAAGCtgctacaaaatatataa
- the LOC120771795 gene encoding bifunctional methylenetetrahydrofolate dehydrogenase/cyclohydrolase, mitochondrial isoform X1, whose product MFLRLKIRYALHICNCTTQPMSLLKCKHVTKSFSYSSHEAKIIDGKAIADKIKNELKEKIADYVAQGNRAPRLTAILVGTDPASQTYVKNKMLAAKTVGIISNTIDLPDTTSQEELLQYIGKLNEDTTVDGILVQLPVPDHIDEHTICNAIAPSKDVDGFNEINVGRLALDMKSIVPATPLGVYELLRRTEIPTFGKNVVVIGRSKNVGMPTAMLLHTDGRHVSKGMDATVTICHRNTPPEQLKKHCQNADIIITAVGKPGLVRRDMVKAGACVIDIGITRIPGAEPGKTKLVGDVDFEEVRKVAGHITPVPGGVGPMTVAMLMSNTFMVAQTLAKTKLSTSFVSD is encoded by the exons ATGTTTTTACGTTTGAAAATTCGGTATGCAttgcatatttgcaattgcacAACACAACCAATGAGCCTACTTAAGTGCAAACATGTgacaaaaagtttttcttacagcAG tcATGAGGCGAAAATCATCGATGGAAAGGCTATTGCCGACAAAATTAAGAATGAGCTCAAGGAAAAGATTGCGGATTATGTAGCACAGGGAAATCGTGCACCAAGGCTAACCGCTATTTTAGTTGGCACGGATCCAGCTAGCCagacatatgtaaaaaataagatGCTCGCTGCTAAAACCGTTGGTATAATTAGCAACACCATCGATTTGCCTGATACTACTAGCCAGGAGGAGCTTTTACAGTACATTGGGAAGTTAAATGAAGATACGACTGTTGATGGTATCCTAGTTCAGTTACCTGTACCGGATCACATTGATGAGCATACCATTTGTAATGCTATAGCGCCGTCGAAAGACGTTGATGGTTTTAACGAGATAAATGTCGGTCGCTTAGCACTCGATATGAAGAGCATTGTACCAGCAACACCATTGGGTGTGTATGAGTTGTTACGACGGACCGAAATACCCACATTCGGCAAAAATGTAGTGGTAATTGGACGTTCCAAGAATGTAGGCATGCCAACAGCGATGCTGTTACATACAGATGGTCGACATGTGTCGAAGGGTATGGATGCCACAGTAACCATATGTCATCGCAATACGCCACCTGAGCAACTTAAAAAACATTGTCAGAATGCTGATATAATAATTACCGCTGTTGGCAAGCCGGGACTTGTGCGCCGTGATATGGTTAAGGCTGGTGCTTGCGTCATAGATATTGGTATAACACGCATACCCGGAGCAGAGCCAGGTAAAACCAAGCTTGTCGGTGATGTCGATTTTGAAG AAGTGCGTAAAGTGGCTGGCCACATAACGCCGGTGCCAGGCGGAGTTGGACCGATGACAGTGGCGATGTTAATGAGCAATACATTCATGGTAGCACAGACACTCGCTAAGACGAAACTTTCCACTAGTTTCGTCAGCGATTAG
- the LOC120771808 gene encoding uncharacterized protein LOC120771808 isoform X1 — protein sequence MAASKLFGSIELLFIKIFVATIIFCVAYKPQSIAESINWNKEIEMSTKQIFSTNFEVFGKVQGVFFRKHTEKQAKLFGLRGWCMNTSQGTVRGQMEGELDKVNEIRKPLHSVRFLLDKKILQLSFEPQFYICEKDQLICARRKRIFTST from the exons ATGGCAGCTAGTAAATTATTCGGCTCCATCGAAttacttttcataaaaatttttgttgctacaataatattttgtgtcgcTTATAAACCTCAATCAATAGCAGAGTCTATAAATtggaataaagaaatcgaaatgtctacaaaacaaatatttagcaCAAATTTTGAAGTCTTTGGAAAAGTACAAG GAGTATTTTTCAGAAAG CATACcgaaaaacaagcaaaattgtttgGACTACGTGGTTGGTGCATGAACACTTCTCAGGGTACCGTGCGTGGTCAAATGGAAGGAGAACTCGATAAAGTCAATGAAAT aagGAAGCCTCTTCATTCTGTGCGATTTTTACTGGATAAGAAAATCTTGCAATTATCCTTTGAACCTCAATTCTACATATGCGAAAAAGATCAGCTCATTTGTGCAAGAAGGAAAAGAATATTCACATCGACatag